The proteins below come from a single Candidatus Aminicenantes bacterium genomic window:
- the gmk gene encoding guanylate kinase, translating into MRHLVIVSGPSGSGKSTLIQRLLAACPELHFSVSHTTRPARENEVDGRDYHFVSRPVFLKMRGRREFAEWAEVHGQLYGTSWLELRRKSGRGRTLVLDIDVQGARRIKRRYPETMAVFVIPPSLAELKRRLRRREKKWSPEAEQRLQKALNEMAAYELYDYLIVNHELKKASAELRCLLAAFGRQMARNGDKIEKMIRGRK; encoded by the coding sequence GGGTCCGTCGGGTTCGGGCAAGTCGACCCTGATCCAGCGGCTGCTCGCCGCCTGTCCCGAGCTGCATTTCTCGGTCTCGCACACCACCCGGCCGGCGCGGGAAAACGAGGTCGACGGCCGCGATTACCATTTCGTCAGCCGCCCCGTTTTCCTGAAAATGAGGGGCCGGCGCGAGTTCGCCGAGTGGGCCGAAGTGCACGGCCAGCTCTACGGCACCAGCTGGCTCGAGCTGCGCCGCAAATCGGGACGGGGCCGGACGCTGGTCCTGGACATCGACGTCCAGGGGGCGCGCCGCATCAAGCGCCGTTACCCCGAAACCATGGCCGTTTTCGTGATCCCGCCCTCCCTGGCCGAGTTGAAGCGGCGGCTGCGCCGGCGCGAAAAGAAATGGAGCCCGGAAGCCGAGCAGCGGCTGCAGAAAGCCCTGAACGAAATGGCCGCCTACGAATTGTACGACTACCTGATCGTCAACCATGAACTGAAAAAGGCATCCGCCGAACTGCGCTGCCTGCTGGCCGCCTTCGGCCGGCAAATGGCCCGCAACGGGGATAAAATTGAAAAAATGATCCGAGGCCGAAAATGA
- a CDS encoding ATP-binding cassette domain-containing protein: protein MNEQALALNGLVKDFDGKRAVDRISFTARKGEILGLLGPNGAGKTTTIRMIMNIIAPDQGTIEILGRPFAEKMKDKIGYLPEERGLYRKMKVMDVLVYLGELKGLRPETIRERGHRLLEQFDLEPYEQKKVEELSKGMAQKLQIISTILHEPELLILDEPFSGLDPLNIELVTRILLEKKKDGVSIILSTHLMEYAEKLVDSVVMIDQGRKVLDGKLAQIKSQYGTKFIRIEYDGDSAFMPGLKYVKSFRDYGRTMEIELVDLAHKNRLLEELSKRVSLNAFQLTEPSLQHIFVRKVNEGARS, encoded by the coding sequence ATGAACGAACAGGCATTGGCGCTGAACGGTCTGGTCAAGGATTTCGACGGCAAGCGGGCCGTTGACCGGATCTCCTTCACGGCCCGCAAGGGCGAGATCCTGGGGCTGCTGGGGCCCAACGGGGCCGGCAAAACCACCACCATCCGCATGATCATGAACATCATCGCCCCGGACCAGGGAACGATCGAGATCTTGGGACGCCCCTTCGCCGAAAAGATGAAGGACAAGATCGGTTACCTGCCCGAAGAGCGTGGCCTGTACCGGAAAATGAAGGTGATGGACGTTCTGGTCTACCTGGGCGAACTGAAGGGGTTGCGTCCGGAGACGATTCGCGAACGCGGACATCGCCTGCTTGAGCAGTTCGACCTGGAGCCCTATGAGCAGAAAAAGGTCGAGGAGCTTTCCAAGGGCATGGCCCAGAAGCTGCAGATCATCTCCACCATCCTGCATGAGCCGGAGCTGCTGATCCTCGACGAGCCTTTTTCCGGCCTGGACCCGCTCAACATCGAGCTGGTCACGCGCATCCTGCTGGAAAAGAAGAAGGACGGAGTTTCGATCATCCTTTCCACCCACCTGATGGAATACGCCGAAAAACTGGTCGACTCCGTGGTCATGATCGACCAGGGGCGCAAGGTTTTGGACGGGAAATTGGCCCAAATCAAGTCGCAGTACGGCACCAAGTTCATCCGCATCGAATACGATGGCGACAGCGCCTTCATGCCGGGATTGAAATACGTCAAGAGCTTCAGGGATTACGGCCGGACGATGGAAATCGAGCTCGTCGACCTGGCCCACAAGAACCGCCTGCTCGAGGAGCTGAGCAAGCGCGTCAGCCTCAACGCTTTCCAGCTGACCGAACCGTCGCTGCAGCATATCTTCGTCCGCAAAGTCAACGAAGGAGCCCGCTCATGA
- a CDS encoding ABC transporter permease: MKLIAIIKKEYREIVRKKSFIISTVLTPLIMAAFMFLPVLLMKVGKGEKTIRVADYSGFIYEKMLQNGKAAGSEKTASAKSKAGIRRNMFDDENDGGASQLKFEKINTAGQSPATLVERNIKAIRAKKIDGFLLIPAAIQKERKLFYYSGNISDFDTNKTIQTVVRTVVSRQVLIEKQINPEIVDEATRDVEFETIKVKKEGTSKSSAGIEYMMSLFMLAILFSILMGYGQLIMRGVLEEKSSRIIEVLISSTDTQHIFYGKIIGIGLAGLTQVAIWFLLAMAMVGKFSLGLSSGIMSFLTLEIGLYFVIFFLLGFFMYAILFSIVGAAVNTDQEAQQFAAPISYLLIIPFVMGIMVTQSPNSSLALISSFIPLFTPTLMFMRITVSPPPLAQILAAISLSLAFIAFLAWLGAKIFRVGILMYGKKPTLGEMLRWIRYK; the protein is encoded by the coding sequence ATGAAGCTCATCGCCATCATCAAGAAGGAATACCGCGAGATCGTCCGGAAGAAATCGTTCATCATCTCGACGGTGCTCACGCCGCTGATCATGGCCGCATTCATGTTCCTGCCGGTGCTGCTGATGAAAGTCGGCAAGGGCGAAAAAACCATCCGCGTCGCCGATTACTCAGGCTTCATCTACGAAAAGATGCTGCAAAACGGCAAGGCGGCCGGCAGCGAAAAGACGGCTTCCGCCAAGAGCAAGGCCGGCATCCGGCGCAACATGTTCGACGACGAAAACGACGGCGGAGCGAGCCAGCTGAAATTCGAAAAAATAAACACGGCCGGGCAGTCGCCCGCTACGCTGGTCGAGCGGAACATCAAGGCCATCCGCGCCAAGAAAATCGACGGCTTCCTGCTCATTCCGGCCGCCATTCAGAAGGAGAGGAAATTGTTCTACTACTCCGGCAACATATCGGACTTCGACACCAACAAGACCATCCAAACGGTGGTGCGCACGGTGGTGTCGCGACAGGTCCTGATCGAAAAGCAGATCAACCCCGAAATCGTCGACGAAGCCACCCGCGACGTCGAATTCGAGACCATCAAGGTGAAAAAGGAGGGGACGAGCAAGTCGAGCGCCGGCATCGAGTACATGATGTCGCTGTTCATGCTGGCCATCCTCTTCTCCATCCTGATGGGCTACGGGCAGCTGATCATGCGCGGCGTGCTCGAGGAGAAAAGCAGCCGCATCATCGAGGTGCTGATCTCCTCCACCGACACCCAGCACATCTTTTACGGCAAGATCATCGGCATCGGCCTGGCCGGCCTGACCCAGGTGGCCATCTGGTTCTTGCTCGCCATGGCCATGGTGGGAAAGTTTTCCCTGGGCCTGAGCAGCGGCATTATGAGTTTCTTGACCCTGGAGATCGGCCTGTACTTCGTCATTTTTTTTCTGCTCGGCTTTTTCATGTACGCCATCCTTTTCTCCATCGTCGGCGCCGCGGTCAACACCGACCAGGAAGCCCAGCAATTCGCCGCCCCGATATCCTACCTGCTGATCATCCCCTTCGTCATGGGCATCATGGTCACCCAGAGCCCGAATTCGTCGCTGGCCCTGATCTCCTCGTTCATTCCCCTGTTCACCCCCACCCTGATGTTCATGCGCATCACCGTCTCCCCGCCACCGCTGGCGCAGATTTTGGCGGCCATCTCGCTGAGCCTGGCCTTCATCGCCTTCCTGGCCTGGCTGGGGGCGAAGATCTTCCGCGTCGGTATCCTGATGTACGGCAAAAAGCCCACCCTCGGCGAGATGCTGCGCTGGATCCGCTACAAGTAG
- a CDS encoding uracil-DNA glycosylase: protein MSELKEILKFYQEMGAEFLHMPVSDPRADLAALNCDILQCQHCRLHQSKTHYVPGEGSSRPDIFFIGEGPGQTEDQFGRPFIGNAGQLLDKIIQKMGYRREDVFIGNVVKCRPPNNREPLADEVEACLPFLRRQIELLKPKIIVCLGRVALNNLLGTSHSMGRIRGQLLRFNGIPLIPTYHPSFILHKKEKEEISQAKREVWEDMQKALAVISGQRP from the coding sequence ATGAGCGAATTGAAGGAAATATTGAAGTTCTACCAGGAAATGGGGGCTGAATTCCTCCATATGCCGGTGAGCGACCCGCGCGCCGACCTGGCCGCTTTGAACTGCGATATCCTGCAATGCCAACACTGCCGCCTCCATCAGAGCAAGACCCACTATGTCCCCGGCGAGGGCTCCAGCCGTCCCGATATTTTTTTCATCGGCGAAGGGCCGGGCCAGACCGAGGACCAGTTCGGCCGCCCCTTCATCGGCAACGCCGGGCAGCTGCTGGACAAGATCATCCAGAAGATGGGCTACCGCCGCGAAGACGTATTCATCGGCAACGTGGTGAAGTGCCGGCCGCCGAACAACCGCGAACCGCTGGCCGACGAGGTCGAAGCCTGCCTCCCCTTCCTGCGCCGGCAGATCGAGCTGCTGAAGCCGAAGATCATCGTCTGCCTGGGCAGGGTCGCATTGAACAACCTGCTCGGCACCAGTCACAGCATGGGCCGCATCCGCGGCCAGCTGTTGCGCTTCAACGGCATCCCCCTGATCCCCACCTACCATCCCTCCTTCATCCTGCATAAAAAGGAGAAGGAGGAGATATCTCAGGCCAAGCGCGAAGTCTGGGAGGACATGCAGAAAGCGCTGGCCGTTATCTCCGGGCAACGGCCTTGA